Within the Platichthys flesus chromosome 8, fPlaFle2.1, whole genome shotgun sequence genome, the region TTCAAAACATGGAGACATTCATGGacagcaaatgaaaaaacacacgCTTCATCTTATGAAAACAGTCCTCAGATGTGTTATCATGTGTCCCGCAGAGTCAGCACCaggaacaaattaaacacactgAGCAAAGCTACCTTTTTGATCTAAAAGTACACAGCGGCTTAGAGCCACCCCATTATTTAGGCTCACATACGTGCATCGTCACTGTGTCATTGAGTCCACACATACAGTGTCAGTAAGTTATAACAGTCTGTTTTTCCCATGCTGACGGTGGACACATTCCTGGATGTTTGATCCATAATTCAACTGAAAggggaaaagaaataaaacatatggagtaaagaaaaaaaattgcaggATTTGAAGTATGGTAGaaatcaatataaaaaatgaaagacGGGAATATAACAGAGTTGTATCTTTTTTAAGCATCCAATTTCTGTCAAAAATGTCATCTGGAGAGGTTGAGAGGTCCAACTATCTATTTCTGTTGTATTTAGTGTGAGGGGCAACTCCGACCTTCACAGAGATTTTAGCTTCCGGTTTAAGTTGCATTTTGGAAATCGCAACACatctttgtttaattaaaacaaacacatttaatccaGTTCATAATCATTAAGTGTGGACAAAagatgtgaaacacaaaaaatcCTTGTAAACTGAGCAAAGACTTACGCAAATGTGTTCCCCAGTACTTTCAACTACTAAACATAACTGTTTTCAGCTccatattaaaaacatgttagAGAGAAATTTCAATGTATTCTTCTAACACTAATTAATTGTTTAAAAGACCTTATATCTAAATATCCATAGACATTCAGAATGAAATAAGGCAGAAGTGGGACTAACGTTTTTGACACTTGCATTATCCAATACATATCTATTCTCTACAGTAACAATTAACTTCTGGGTCTAAAACTAGCTTGTATATTGTAGCCAAAGAATCACTGGCTACAGAATTTGAGAAGTAGAAATGGATACAGAGTTGAAATTACATCTTGAGCTCAGTGTCCCATTACACTGGCTATTCATATGTTCATTTCCTCTGAAAAGACTcttaaagcaagtgaaaactcAACCAGGCTTCTGTGTTTGTACATATGTGGGTCTATATAACTAAATAGAACCTGATATTTAATGTCTACACCTGCAGAAATGACTATGATTCTTTGATTACGATGTTAAGCGTAAACAGAAGTGCCCCTGCCTGATCTGCCAGGTCAGCCTGCAGAGAAGCAAGCATCAGGCAGTGCCATGCACGCTGTGAGCCTTCTTACTGTGTCTGGGCACACAGTGTCAGTCTGAATCTGTGCCTGTATCAGTTTCTGAGCCAACATGGCTCCTGAGAAGATAACAATATCTCATTGATAACAATGTACACCTCCCTCTCCGTCCAGACTGACTTAtagaatatatgaatataatgttTGTGTGACAAATAACAGGTTATCCTTGACCTGCTTGAGAGATCATTGTGATTAActatttttgaagttttatttgctttttaatCCATAAAGAAACCAGTTGAGCAGCAATGCAAATCAAACACATACAGAAAATCTAACTTACTTCTTCTTGTCCTTGTCCTTCTTGAACGGCTGTTGTGAGCAGCCCTGCAGGGCCTGTCCCATCAGCGTCTCAGCTGCAACCTTTCTTCTGTTGAAGGCGTTCATCTCTTCCTCCAGTTCCCGTCTTTTCTCTTCCAGATTCTTCTTTTCATCCTGGTGCATCCGCTTGAGCTGCTCGAACCTCTCATGAAGCTAGAGATGATGACGATAATCATGGGACAGGGCACAATGTGAGGCAAACCAGTGGTGGTGTGTTTTCATGAATGTTATTTCATGATGTCAGTCCTcacctctttttccttttctttcagctctgcTTCTGTCTCCTTCACTTTGCTGACAAACATCTgcctcatttcctcctctttgcgCTGCAGCTCCACAATGAACTCCTTCCGCTTGGCTTCGTATGTATCCTGAAGGCTGATGATCGAAAGGATGGAAATGTTCAATTCATTCTGAAACCATTTATGAACAGGACTAGTAAATAGTAGTAGATTAGATGGCTGTAACACCAGGAGAGCTGCGAGTGCTCTGGCTGTTTCTAGCATCATCCACTGTCTCAAAATTGAATGCGTTTAACAAAGGCTGTTATTTTTATCCTGTCTCTGATGTTTGGGGTCAATGTTGTCTCCTCCGCTCCAATGAGTAATTAAAATATTATCATGATTATTGTTGATGATAAATAAGATATAAATCTTAAGTTTGTGTTTCAGTACTTTTTGAACATTTCACATGATAATACACGATAATACTGATCATTTGAGTCTATTGTGATACCAAATTTCCCCACCATTTCGTCTCTATTTCCAacataaaataaagttaaatttttCGTCTTAATTTTTCTGTGGACCCAGAACACAGATATGGTCAATCAGGACATGAATGTGATACAGTGACCTAAGTTACCCTACAGGGATCTAATCTGATTAATTCATTTACATCTCACTGAGTTACATAAACATGGATTTCAATGTGCTgttcaaaaatattaatttatcaGCGGTTGTGGCCTTTCCACTGAGGTAAATTGCCCAAATGCATTTCAACAGCATTATGCCTAAATTCACCTGAAGGACTGGCTGTCAGGGCCGGTGTCCTTGAAGCCCATCTCTTCCAGCTTGCAGCGACGGTAGAGTTCATAGTGCCGAGCGTGCGTTTGATCACGGAGATCCTCCATGTTCACACGCAGCAGCATCTCCCTCAGCTTCACAAAGTCACAGTGGTTCTCATTCTCcactggaaaagaaaagaaaaaggcttGGTTATTTAACCTTTTTGCTTTTACTGAAAATCCTAATTGTCAACTCTGAGTTTACTGCGCTTGCAACAAAGAGAATCaggataattatatataatgatataattatattaaatcttATCTGGAAAACTAATAATAGTTCAGCAGCAGGCGTCGGACTAATTAGCTCTACTGTCTGAGAGAATTTAATGATGCTTGTCAAATCAAATCAGCGGACTCACCCTGTACTATTCCCCAGGGGTACAGTCTCGCTTTCACCATCTTATTTCCTACTTTAACGTCTTCTACACTTCCAACCATAGCAAAGGGAAGATGTGTCTGAAACATAAAGATATAATACAGTGTGGTTAAAATTATAGATCTATTTTCATATgcaagataaaaaatgtatattacaaCCTGTATGGATTCAAAGTTTGGCTTTTATTGTGCCTCGAACTCTCCAACTTTGCTGTAACAATCATCACATGATATTCATGATAAACTGCATGATACAATATAACCCGTGCCAAGGAGTTATGTTTTCGTCTGCGCCcgtttgttagtttgcagggtTTTCAAAAACTACTTAATGAGTTCCAtaacattttgtggaggggccagctgagtgccattctagttctaCTAGAATTACCATCACTTTATTATCATATTTCTCTATGTAGAATGCTCCAAAAACACTGATCCAGATATGTGGGCAGTGATTCAGAAGCAGAGTGGTCCCTcggccaaggcccagcagtccacTTGTGaaatcacattcaaattcactagatccagatttttaatttgatctgcACCACATTGAAGGCATTCTCAGATTTTTCTCACCAAGATCCAATaataattctctgagaaatcccCCCTGCACGGATCTGCAACCAATTTTAATGGATTCCTTCTTGACCCATACCGCACCCTTTCTCCCACCTTTAAGTTGTAATTCGTGCACTAGCTTTTGCTTAATCCttctaaataataaacaaacgcagatgaaaacataatctctaTGGCGGCGGTAAAGATAGGTACAGGCTTAAAGAGAGAACAGTGGTCGGGGGAAGTGAGAATAAACATTAACTTGTAATGTAAAGTTTTCTTATGTGACCCACagccaaaaacagaaaaatcctACTGTCATAACAACAATCATGtacaacacacatatatatatatatatttaacatatacTATAGTTTTATTTTCTAGGACTTACATTCATGGAGGAGTTGATCTCCGCGACGGCCTCATCCTCTGTGGGGAACTGATAAATCTGAACTCCGTTGCTGACCAGCTCGCTCATTATCTTGATCTTTAATTTATCCAGTTCACTTCTGGAAACCGTGTCTGCCTTTGCAATGACGGGGATGATGTTCACCTGCATGGAGAAAACATAATATTATAGTAACAGACAAGAAAATGAGTCAAATGAGCTCTTGAAACACAAAGTGCAGGACTCTGTGCGTGGTTACCTTGCTGTCCAGTTTCTTCATTGTGACGAGATCCAGAGACTTCAGGGAGTGGCCATTGGGAGCGATGAAGTACAGGCAGATGTGGATTCTTGTGTCGTGGTAGTTGCAGAGGGAACGCTTTATCTTCAGCTCTTCCTCAAGATACCTTTCAAACTGGGTGTCAATGTACTCAAGAATCGGTTTATAgctgcaaaaaaatgtaataaataagcATTGTTATTTTATCCTTACTTTTATGAACATTAAACTTTGAATTGGGTTTTGTGTCAAAAAGACATGTAGCATCCTGGTTACAAATTCAAAAGCCTTTTATGCTGCTGTTGGAGCACTCAAATGTCTATTGAGATTGAATTCGTTCCACCAGTCATTCCCTTATTCCTTTTCTTCGCCTCCAAATTCACATGCCAACAGCCGGGCAGATCTATCTCTCAATGCCATATTGTGTAAGTGTGTTGGCTGAACTTCCAGAACAAGAGGGAGAAATGATTAATAGCTGAAGCTGAGAAAAAATCCTCATAATTATCAGAGCGGACCCCCTGACAAATTGATAAACAAACATCCAGATGAATAAGTACCTTTCCGCTTTGTTGATCTGGTCTCCAAACCCGACGGTGTGCACGATGGTCAGCTTGAGGTTGACATTGCTCTCCTGCAGATCGTAGGTCTGTGGGCGTAGGTGCACATCGCTCTCATAGTGGCTGGCTTCCTCGTTTTCGAATGTCGTATTGAAAAGAGTGTTCATCAGCGTTGACTTGCCTATCCCTGTCTCGCCTAGGGAGAAGATAATAATGACACGCCAAGATACAGAGAAGAACGTGCAATGCGTTTGTGCAGCAGTCACAATGAATGCATGTCATGTCCAGAGCAACAACT harbors:
- the LOC133959038 gene encoding septin-8-A-like isoform X2, which codes for MAASEMDAFVSEEKRNLELRGHVGFDRLPDQLVSKSVAQGFSFNILCVGETGIGKSTLMNTLFNTTFENEEASHYESDVHLRPQTYDLQESNVNLKLTIVHTVGFGDQINKAESYKPILEYIDTQFERYLEEELKIKRSLCNYHDTRIHICLYFIAPNGHSLKSLDLVTMKKLDSKVNIIPVIAKADTVSRSELDKLKIKIMSELVSNGVQIYQFPTEDEAVAEINSSMNTHLPFAMVGSVEDVKVGNKMVKARLYPWGIVQVENENHCDFVKLREMLLRVNMEDLRDQTHARHYELYRRCKLEEMGFKDTGPDSQSFSLQDTYEAKRKEFIVELQRKEEEMRQMFVSKVKETEAELKEKEKELHERFEQLKRMHQDEKKNLEEKRRELEEEMNAFNRRKVAAETLMGQALQGCSQQPFKKDKDKKN
- the LOC133959038 gene encoding septin-8-A-like isoform X1 produces the protein MAASEMDAFVSEEKRNLELRGHVGFDRLPDQLVSKSVAQGFSFNILCVGETGIGKSTLMNTLFNTTFENEEASHYESDVHLRPQTYDLQESNVNLKLTIVHTVGFGDQINKAESYKPILEYIDTQFERYLEEELKIKRSLCNYHDTRIHICLYFIAPNGHSLKSLDLVTMKKLDSKVNIIPVIAKADTVSRSELDKLKIKIMSELVSNGVQIYQFPTEDEAVAEINSSMNTHLPFAMVGSVEDVKVGNKMVKARLYPWGIVQVENENHCDFVKLREMLLRVNMEDLRDQTHARHYELYRRCKLEEMGFKDTGPDSQSFSLQDTYEAKRKEFIVELQRKEEEMRQMFVSKVKETEAELKEKEKELHERFEQLKRMHQDEKKNLEEKRRELEEEMNAFNRRKVAAETLMGQALQGCSQQPFKKDKDKKNFFSLPSACSLTSGRNLN